A window of Chryseobacterium sp. IHB B 17019 genomic DNA:
TGGCATCAGTGGAATATTTATCGTAAAGATTTAAAATCTCTTCTTTATTTTCGTTAAAATCATTGGAAAAGCCTTTTTCAAGTTGTATCAACCCAATAATCGAGTAGTTCACAATTGCGATGAATTCATCTTCTTCACTTTCATCCACCATTTTCTTATCAGTCATCTGTAACGTACGGATTCTGTTGACTTTAATGTAAATCTGATCCGTAATGGAACTCGGTCTTAAAACTCTCCATGCTGCACCGTAATCCTGTAATTTTTTACTGAAAAGTTCACGGCACTGACCCATAATTTTCTCGAACTGTACTGATGTTTTTGACATAAATCCTCTTAATCTTTCAAATATACGAAATTTTGTGTTTGAGAGGGTTTTTAGGTTTGAGAGTAAGAGGGATTTAGAGCAGTAGATATAAGGTTTGAGAACTAAAGTAGAGTTCTGGTGATGGGCATTCGGTGTGTTTATTGATATTTTTATGCGAGGCAATTATTTTTCTCTTAGTTTTGTATCAATTCTCATCCAAAATGTCCAATAAGAACATATATATCACTCCTATGTCCTCAAACCCTCAAACCCTCAAATTCTCAAACTCAAATACTCACTCAATAAACTGCAACGGAAGATTAGTCGATTTGTCGACTCCTAAAATCATGGGAATTCTCAATCTTACTCCGGATTCTTTTTCTGATGGCGGCAAATTTAATAATGAAAAATCTGCTCTGGAGCATGCGGGAAAATTGTTGAAAGAAGGAGCGGAAATTATAGACATTGGCCCACAGTCAACACGTCCG
This region includes:
- a CDS encoding DUF1599 domain-containing protein, with translation MSKTSVQFEKIMGQCRELFSKKLQDYGAAWRVLRPSSITDQIYIKVNRIRTLQMTDKKMVDESEEDEFIAIVNYSIIGLIQLEKGFSNDFNENKEEILNLYDKYSTDAKNLMERKNHDYGEAWRDMRISSITDLIYQKVLRTKQIEDNQGVTIVSEGLDANYFDMLNYAVFCLIKFSEKENNVESKTI